GGAGTCCAAGCCTTCGCGCTCGAAAAGCCAGAAGGCAGCCAAGGTACCCATTTCGAAGTAGGTCAAGGAGATCGAGCCTCGGGCGCGCTCTACCGCCTCGAAGGCCTCGCACAACGCGTCGTCGCTGGCATCGACGCCGTTGATGCGCACGCGCTCGTTGTAGTGCAACAAATGCGGTGAGCTGTATACGCCCACCGTCTTGCCCTGCCCGACCAACAACTCGGCGATAAACGCGCAGGTCGATCCCTTGCCGTTGGTGCCGGTCACCGTTATGACTTGAGGCGCCGGGCGCGTGAGCCCGAGCTTTGCGGCCACCTCACGGCAGCGATCGAGCCCCATGTCGATAGCGGTCGGGTGCAGTTGCTCGAGGTAATCGAGCCAATCCTGCAGACTGCGCACGGTCATGCGCTAGCCGTCACCCGCGCAGGCTCGGCCGGGGTCGGTCGATGTTGCAACTGAGCGAGCAGGCGCGCCAGGCGGGCACGCAGTTCGGAACGCGGGACGATCAGATCGATGGCGCCATGATCGAGCAGAAACTCGCTGCGCTGGAACCCTTCGGGAAGCTTTTCGCGCACCGTCTGCTCGATCACGCGGGGGCCCGCGAAGCCAATCAGGGCCTTGGGCTCGGCCACGATGACGTCACCAAGCATGGCCAGACTCGCCGACACGCCCCCGTAAACCGGGTCGGTCAACACCGAAATGAAGGGCAACCCCTCTTCACGCATGCGGGCCAGCACCGCCGACGTCTTGGCCATCTGCATCAGGGAGATGAGGGCCTCCTGCATCCGCGCACCGCCCGATGCAGCAAAGCAGACCAGAGGACAGCGCTGCTCGAGCGCAACATTGGCCGCTCGGACGAAGCGCTCGCCGACGATCGCCCCCATCGAGCCGCCCATGAACGAAAACTCGAATGCACAGGCCACGACCGGCGATTGCATCAGAGTCCCACGCATGGCGATCAATGCATCCTTCTCACCGGTCTGCTTCTGCGCAGCGGAGAGACGGTCCTTGTACTTCTTGCTGTCTCGAAACTTCAGTCGATCGACAGGCTCGAGATCAGCCGCGATCTCTTCGCGCCCGTCTTTGTCGAGGAAGATATCCAGGCGCGTACGGGCATCGATGCGCATGTGATGCTGGCACTTCGGGCAGACATCCAGGGTTTTTTCCAGCTCTGGGCGATACAGAACCGCCTCGCAAGACGGACATTTGTGCCACAGGCCTTCGGGCACGGAGCTCTTCTGCGTTTCCGAGCGCATGATCGAGGGGATCAGCTTGTCTACCAGCCAGTTGCTCATGCTTTTATTCTCCACAGCTTGTCAGTCCCGCGCGTAGCGATTGCACGCACCGGCAAATTCATCGTTGCGATCGGTCTCCACCTGGAGCTCACCGCATCGCGTAGGCGCTGGCCCATCGGGGCTATCGCTGAAACTTGCCCAACCGTCAGCTAACGGACGGGCATTTATGGCGGGCACGCCTAAGCCAGCGAATGGTAACTGGACGGCAACGGCCCTCGGTTCGTCACATCGCTGCTCTAACCTGTCGAACGAATTCGTGAACCTTGGCGGCATCCTTGATGCCCTTGCTCACCTCGACTCCCCCGCTGACATCCACAGCAAAGGGTTGCACCTCCGTCACCGCCTGGTGAACGTTATCGGGCGTCAAACCACCCGCCAGGATGAGCGGCTTGGGCAAATCAGCGGGAATCAACGACCAGTCGAACACCTCCCCCGTCCCACCGGGCACACCCGCAACGAAGGTATCGAGCAGGATGGCGCTGGCTCCGACGTAGCGCGCCGCCTGCGCGCGGATATCGTCTCCCGCCTTGACCCTCAGCGCCTTGTACCACGGGCGATGAAAGCCCTCGCAGTCGGCCGGCTGTTCATCACCATGGAACTGCAGCGTGTCCAAGGCTACGGCGTCGAGGATTTCGTTCAGCTCACAGCGCGAGGCGTTAACGAACAGACCGACCGTCGTGACGAATGGCGGCAAGGCGGAGATGATGGCACGGGCCTGCTGAATACTGACCGCGCGCGGGCTTTTGGCGTAGAACACCAGGCCGATCGCATCAGCTCCCGCCTCGGCAGCGATAAGTGCGTCCTCGACCCGAGTGATCCCACAAATCTTGCTACGAACGATAGGCAATGGCAGGCACCTGCGACAGAAGACCTCGGATGGTAACAAAAGCGCCGGCGGCTGCAACCTGCATCGCGTGGCGTAGCGGGAAAGCCGACCTTCATCGCGCCGCGGCGCCTTCGTCCTTTAGCTCGGGCGTCTGCTTATGACGCTCTGACGTCCGGCAGACCGGATAAGAAATGCGGCCCGAGATAACGCTCAGGTAGCTGAAACTGCTCAGGATAGTCGACCTGAACGAGGTACAGACCATAAGGGTGCGCGGTCACGCCGCCGGTTCGTCTGACGCGCGATTCCAGCACTTCTCGCGCCCACTCCACAGGTCGTTCGCCAGCACCAATGGTCATCAGCACGCCGGCGAAGTTGCGCACCATATGGTGCAAAAAAGCGTTGGCGCGAACATCGATCACGATAAGCCGGCCGTGCTCGAGCAATTCGAAATGATGGATGGTCTTGATCGGCGATTTGGCCTGGCACTGACGAGCCCTGAAGGCACTGAAATCATGGGTCCCAACGAACGCCTTGGCTGCCTCGCGCATACGCGAGATATCCAGCGGGCGATGGTTCCAGGTCACCTCTTCGGCGAGATGGGCCGGTCGAATCTGGTCGTTGTAGATGACGTATCGATAACGGCGCGCCATGGCACTGAAACGCGCGTCAAACGTTTTGGGCATCTCCTTGGCCCAGGTCACGCTGATGTCGCCCGGCAGGTTCATGTTGGCACCCATCACCCAGGCATGCATGGAACGCATGACCGGCGTATCGAAATGCACAACCTGCGCACAGGCATGAACGAGCGCATCGGTGCGCCCAGCACAGCTCAGGACCACGGGGTGGCCACCGGCAACCTTGCTCAGTGCATTTTCCAACGAGAGCTGGATAGAAGGCACACCGTCGCGCTGCCGTTGGAAGCCGCGGTACCGAGAGCCCTTGTACTCAACCCCGAGAGCGATTCTGAAAACGTCAGCGGCAGCCGAAGAGGCTGCCGCTTCAGGTACTGCTTCATGCATGATCAGGCGAGTTTGGCGAGCATATCGCGCGCCTCCTGCTGCTGGCTGTCACTGCCCTCGCTCATAACCTCATCAAGAATATCCCGGGCGCCCTCTGCGTCCCCCATATCGATGTAGGCACGAGCGAGATCCAGCTTGGTGGTGGTCTCGTCGGTATCGGCGAAGAAGTCGAAGTCGTCATCGAGCGCTTCGGATGCCGGCGCAGCGGGCTCGTTCAAAGGCTCGGATGCGGTTGGCTGATCCAGCGGCTCGGCCAGGTTGCGGGACAGATCGTCAAGCTCGGCCTCAACTTCCTCCAGTTCGGACGAGAAGACTTCCGGGCGGGCGGGCTCGCCGGCTTCGTCGTCCAATGACAGATCGAACTCGTCCGGCATGGCTGCAGGCTGTGCGGGCTCGGACACGCCGAAATCAAAGTCATCAGTCGACTCGAACGCCTCTGACGCAGGCGACTGAGCCGACGCAGCGGGTTCTTCATCGATCGCGACGCCAGGCTGATCATCCAGATCGAGCGAGAAGCCGGACAGCTCGTCCTCCAACGACGCGGAGTCCGACTTGGGTTCGTCCAGATCGAACGAAAAGTCATGTTCGCTCGATGCTTGAGGAGCCGTTTCCAGATCGAGCTCGTCGAAGTTGAACGTCTCCAGTTCGGAGGTGGCGTCTTCGGCCGCAGCGGGCGAACGGTCTGACAGACCATCGTCCAGCTCAAGGTCGTCCAAGGTTAGATCGAAGCCGTTGTCAGCGGACTCCGCGCTCACGGGAGCCGGCTCATCAAGCTCCAGATCGTCCAGGTTGAGCGTATCGAAGTCATCGTTGCCAACCGACGCGGCGGCCGCGAAGCCAGCACCTGCCGCAGCGGCCATTGCAGGATAGCGGGCCTTGACCTGATCGATCTCAGCAGAGGAGCCGCCGATCTCTCGAAGCTCGGCTTCCTGCCGTGCGAAACCCTCACGGTCGCCGAGTTCGGCATAGACCTCCATGAGTTTCAGACGCAAGTCACTGCGCTGCGGCTCGTCGTTCAAGGCGTTCTGCAGCAAATCTGCAGCCTGGTTGAACCGCCCGTACGCGATATAGATATCGGCCTCTGCCAGCGGGTCACTGCTCACGCCAGCCAGCGGATCAGCAGCCTGCTCCGAAACAGGCGCGACGCCCTGATCAACCGGCTCGACCTGCGAGGCAGG
This DNA window, taken from Stutzerimonas stutzeri, encodes the following:
- the accD gene encoding acetyl-CoA carboxylase, carboxyltransferase subunit beta, whose protein sequence is MSNWLVDKLIPSIMRSETQKSSVPEGLWHKCPSCEAVLYRPELEKTLDVCPKCQHHMRIDARTRLDIFLDKDGREEIAADLEPVDRLKFRDSKKYKDRLSAAQKQTGEKDALIAMRGTLMQSPVVACAFEFSFMGGSMGAIVGERFVRAANVALEQRCPLVCFAASGGARMQEALISLMQMAKTSAVLARMREEGLPFISVLTDPVYGGVSASLAMLGDVIVAEPKALIGFAGPRVIEQTVREKLPEGFQRSEFLLDHGAIDLIVPRSELRARLARLLAQLQHRPTPAEPARVTASA
- a CDS encoding phosphoribosylanthranilate isomerase; this translates as MPIVRSKICGITRVEDALIAAEAGADAIGLVFYAKSPRAVSIQQARAIISALPPFVTTVGLFVNASRCELNEILDAVALDTLQFHGDEQPADCEGFHRPWYKALRVKAGDDIRAQAARYVGASAILLDTFVAGVPGGTGEVFDWSLIPADLPKPLILAGGLTPDNVHQAVTEVQPFAVDVSGGVEVSKGIKDAAKVHEFVRQVRAAM
- the truA gene encoding tRNA pseudouridine(38-40) synthase TruA, with the protein product MHEAVPEAAASSAAADVFRIALGVEYKGSRYRGFQRQRDGVPSIQLSLENALSKVAGGHPVVLSCAGRTDALVHACAQVVHFDTPVMRSMHAWVMGANMNLPGDISVTWAKEMPKTFDARFSAMARRYRYVIYNDQIRPAHLAEEVTWNHRPLDISRMREAAKAFVGTHDFSAFRARQCQAKSPIKTIHHFELLEHGRLIVIDVRANAFLHHMVRNFAGVLMTIGAGERPVEWAREVLESRVRRTGGVTAHPYGLYLVQVDYPEQFQLPERYLGPHFLSGLPDVRAS